CAATAGGCCACTAGGAAGTCCTGCTTCTTCAAATAGCCGAGCGATTACTAACCCGCCAAGAAGTGAACTGCTTGATGATGGTTTCAGTACCACACTATTACCGAGTGCTAATGCCGGAGCAACTGCTCGCATTGAGAGGTGGAATGGGAAGTTCCAGGGTGAGATAACCCCTACCACGCCTACCGGCTCACGCTGAATAATATTTTCCTTGCCGGGAATAGTGGATTGCTTGTGACCCCCATTTGACTCGAATCCCATCCCTTCACTAACTTTCATCATATTACGCACAAGATCCATCTCGATATTCGACTTAAGTTGAGTCGCTCCAAGCTCAATACCAAACAGTGTTATCAGATCATCGGCATATTCATCGATAAGCCTCCGAGCCTCTTCAACAACTGCAACTCGCTCCTGTGGCGGGAGAGCAGCCCACTCTGGCTGTGCTTCTTCTGCAATTTTATATGCACGATCAACGTCTCCAGCTGATGCTACTGGGACTTCTCCGATTGCATCTCCTGTTGTTGGATCAATAATCGGTGTCGTTTGCTCATCTTCAGCATGAATCCATTCTCCATCGATAAACATGTTATTCCAGCCCGCAGCGGGCGCAATTGATAGCGATTCAACGTCCTGAGATGCTGACTTTGTTCCTGAATCAAACATAGATATTGTTATGTTGGAACATGGTTAACGCTACCGGTAAGCTTCACAAAAATGGTATTTGACACATAAAAACGGTGATCACAGCGTCATCGAAGAAACGCTCCTATCATCGAAATCAAGACTCAGTAGTGTAATTACAACCACAGTGAAATCGCTTCGCTTGCTCTTGATATCCATTCAAACAGCTGGGTCTGGGTTTTCTAGGCTCATACCCTGGGCGAGGTGTTTGATAATAAAATCATAAAGGTCTAGCCATGTATCGTGAAGTACCTCGGTGTCAAGCCCCGAGGCTTCGCCGTCTTGGGACCGCACCGCACCCGCAGGCAAATGTAATTCCTCCCGACCTTCTCCGTGAGGAGTCGGCTGGAAGTCACACCCGAACACTCGTTGTGTCCGTGGGAGTCGGCGGCTCCACTACCGCCCGACAACTCCCGTCTCACGCCCAATGGACGGTGTTGAGAGGAGTCGCAGTTCCAGTCCAACGGCCAGCGAAGGAAATGAGGTCTTCATTTCCATACTTTGAGCAGTTTGTTTCTGGCCGTTGTCAGTGTATTATAGCTCGAAAATCTTAAATTTATATAATATTTCGACGGCATTCACCCTCGGGTCAAGTGGTTCGAGACGCAAAGCGTCTCGTCATCATGGAAATCTCCGATTTCCAAACGACCCCGAGGCACTCTGCCTGCTATTTCTGTAGAACTCTTGGCTAGCTGTTGCCGTGTCTTCTGGCATCAGACCAATCTCTCGCCCGCTCTATTATACCATCTTCCGACGCTCTGTATAGATTCTCTGTTGTAGTAATGTAGTTCCCAAGTGCTCGTGCTGTAATCGTCTCGTCTGTTATTTCCCCTGTTTCGTAGTCAGGTTCGCTTACAGCGGTAGCGAGGCGAAAGCCCATCGGCTTTAGCCGTGGAATAAAGCCGACACCCTCTCTCCCGAAGTCACCTATTTTTCACCGGTCTCAATCGGAGCCCCCACTAAATTACCCCATTCTGTCCACGAACCATCGTAATTTCGCACATCATCGTAACCTAACAATTCATGGAGGGCAAACCACTCAATCGAGGATCGCTCACCAACCCGGCAGTAGGCGATGGTCGACTCTTCTCCACTCACACCTGCTTTTGCAAAGAGGTCTTTTAATTCATCCTTTGATTTGAACGTACCATCGTCGTTTAGCACGGTTCCAACAGGAACATTGCTTGCCCCAGGGATTCGTCCGCCTCGCTGAGCGGTCTCATTGAGTCCTTCCGGTGCGATAATCTCACCGCGGAACTCTTCTGGCGAACGGACGTCGACGAGTGGAAGTCCCTCCTCAACTGCGTGTTCCACATCATCTTTGTATGCACGAATCTTCTCGAACGGCCCACGAGGATTGTACTCTTGTTCAGAGAAGTTACTGACATCGGTTGTTGTTGGGTAGTCGTTATTGATCCAGTATGGTTTTCCTCCATCAAGCACGCGCACGTCATCGTGGCCGTAGTATTTGTAAATCCAATATGCGAACACAGCAAACCAATTTGGAATCCGTCCGCCACCGTATAGCACAACTGTTGAATCTTCCGTGATTCCTGCGTTACCGTTCAACGCTGCAAATCCATCTTTGGAAACAATGTCGCGCTGTGTTTGATCAGACAGGTCGTCTTCCCAGTCAAAAAAGATCGCTCCAGGGATGTGTCCTTCTTCATATGACGTATACTCTGACTCATCAGTTACTGTTGGGTTGTTAACCTCCAGAAGCCGGTACTCAGGGTCGTCACTTTGAAACTGTTCAAGATGGGATTCAACCCAATCGGCTGTTACAAGAATGTCATCTGACATTAGATAATAATACTTTCCGGACTTGTATATCAGATGTGCAAAATACAAACTTTGCTTTTTTCTATGACAACCACATTTCCAAACCAGAAATAGACCTTTGCTATATAAAAATCCCTGTGGTCACAGTAATGGATACAAGAAAGTATACCCGGTAAACTGCTCCTCAGCAGTTCAGAAAACTACAATGGTCGTGCGTTTGACCTCCTCCCACCCGTGAACGGGGTGGGATTCCCACGGCACCGCACCGCTTGGTTGGGAGTTTCAGGTTCGCAGTCTGGTCGGCATGACCAGACCGCTGGCGGGGTCGATCGAAAATCAAAGATTTTCGTGATGACGAGACTCTTCGATTCTCGAACCACCAAGCCGCCGTCTCTGATCCCGGCATGGGATTCAGAGTTACCGTGCTGATTGGAATCCACAACCAGCGGCCCGGAGGGGAATCCTTCAGACGTGGCGTGGCTCGAATCCCGATATTATCCGTTTAGCAGGGCGGCGAAAACCGCCTCGGTGTAGTCATACCTATTTTCCGATTGAATAGAAAACTCCGGGATGTCTCAACCCCGTAGAGAGATTCCCAGTTGTCGGCTTCATCCACACCCGTAAACGGGTGGGCTTTCGCCTCGAAACTCTGTAATAGTTCACTCGCGCAACCGCTGTAGTCGTTTCTCCGTTGGTGGGTGGGTAGCAAAGATTCGCTTGAGCGCACTTCGATCAACGCTCAAAATACATAGCGCACTTGCGCTGTCGTTCATTTTCGCTTCACCTTGTTCGGCCCCACGTGAGATTTTTTCCAGGGCGCGTGCTAACGGTTCACCATTACCAGTGTATCGTTTTGCATCAGCATCGGCCACATATTCTCGGTATCGAGATATTGCCATCACGAAAATCAACGTTAGCATCTGGGCTGCAATGGAGGCAGCATACGCGACAAAGAAGTTATTATCATCACGAAGGAGGAAGAACACGGCGTAGCTCACGATCAATCCGACCGACTGTCCAAGTACCATCATTACAGTATCACGATTATTGAGATGGGCCAATTCGTGGGCAATTACTCCCTCAAGTTCATCTCGATCCAGCAACTGAACGAGTTGTGGTGAAACACAGACCACTCCAGCACCCTTCCGGCCTGTTGCAAAGGCATTTGGAACGCCCATATCCTTAATCATTAGTTTCGGCTTTTCAAGACCCATATCCTCAGATAATGACTCTGTCATCTGATGAATATGCTGGTACTGTCTATCTTCTGGTAGCGGCTCTGCACCGCGAAGCGTGAGCCATTTCCCAATTTTATACTGTGCTACTGGTAAAACGACAAGAGCGAGCAACAGTATCGGCACAAGTCCAATCCCAGGAAACATTGAGGCAAGCACCAGTGCTGCCCCAAAGTATAGCGCAAACAGGATTGTCCCGACAAGAATCATCCGCATCTTTAACTGCGCATTACGCATACATAATTTGGTACTCCTGTATTCGGATAAAGATGTCTTTCCGGCAAATGATTATTTCACCAATTCGTGCAATAAAAATCAAAAATATGATTATTTTTCGGGTGTTTCGGGAATGACAATTGTACGATTTTCTATGGTCGTCACAGTTGCTTTGACACTATAGACTTCGTTAATTTTCTCTGGCGTAAGAATACTTGGTGGTCCAGCAGCAACTATCTCTCCCTCATGTAGCATGGCAATCTTGTCACTGTATCGCGCTGCTAAGTTCAGATCATGAATTGCCATGACCGCGGCAGTACCCTCATTGACTTGCTGCTGAATAACATCAAGTACTTCTAATTGATGCCGAATATCTAGGCTGTTGGTGGGCTCATCAAATAGTAACAGAGAAGCTTCTTGTACAAGTGCGCGCCCAATAATTACTTTCTGTCGCTGTCCGCCACTTAGCTCATCAATTGAGCGCATTGCAAAATCCTCAAGTCCCAGTGTTTCCAGTACATCTGCAACGATTCGCTCGTCTGCCTCCGTAGGTCGCCAACTGACGTGGGGCTTGCGTCCTTGCAGAATTGTGTCAAATACCGTTGTTGGAAATGTTGACTGCTCTTCCTGTGGAATATAACCAATTTCCTGTGCAATCTCCTCACGCGATAGGTTTGCTATTCTGTCTCCATCGACAAATACAGACCCATCGTCGGGCTTGAGCAGTTGGTTGATACAGCGCAAAAGTGTACTCTTTCCTGCCCCGTTTGGGCCGATAACTCCCAGAACCTCTCCAGCAGCCAATTCGAGTGTTACATTATCGAGTACAGAATCGCTTGCATAGGAGAACTCAAGATTTTGAATCTGTAGTTTCACCAGTAATCCCTCCCGACAATTACAAGATACAAGAACAGTGGTGCCCCTAAAAATGCAGTAAGGATTCCCACTGGTAATACCACTGGTGCAATAATAAGACGAGCAACAAGATCAGATGCTAGCAACAATACACCACCGACAAGCGCAGACGCTGGCAGCAGGAACCGTTCATCTGCACCAATGATTTTTCTAACAATATGTGGGACAACTAATCCAACAAACCCGATAATTCCCACAAAAGAGATAATAAATGCTGTCATAAGTGATGCCACAATCATCCCCGTTATCCGGAGCTGCTCAACGTTTACCCCAAGTCCTCTTGCTGTCTCATCTCCAGCATTGAGAACTGTGTAGTTCCAGCCGTTGTAGACAAAATATGCTGTCCCAAGTAACGTGACCGCAATCATTAACCAAAGGTCACTCCACGTTGCTCGCCCAACGTCGCCAAATGTCCAGTACACAATTGCAGCAACATCAGCATCCTCAGCAAAGTACTGGATCAACGATAGAGCGGCACTAAACAGCGATCCAAGTGCCACTCCCGTCAAGATTAGTGTCTCTGGAGACGCCCGTGAGTATCGAACTAAGGCAAGAATCGCCCCTGTGGAGGCTAAAGACCAGACAAATGCTGAGACTGTAACAACTGGAGCGTTGTCAATAATGATTGAATCAGTTCCTGTAGATCCAACTCCTAAAAACACAATAGCAAATGCAGCTCCAAACGCTGCTGCTTGTGAAATGCCCAGCGTAAACGGCGACCCAAGTGGATTCCGTAGTACATTCTGCATTGCGGCTCCGGCAATCGCCAGTCCTGCTCCTGCTGTGATTGCTGCAAGTGCCTGTGGAATCCGAATGTTCCAAACAATTGTTACTGTCGTTTCTGAACCCTCCCCAAGTAATGCGTTGAGTACTTCAGAGACAGATAATCTCACAGGACCAATAGCAACTGCAATTACAAACAACGCAGCTAACGCCATGATGCAAATAATACTAAAGAAGAGCTTTCGACGAATCAACTGCTGATATGCAGACGCTGTCTCCGTTGATTGTCTACTCATTTTGTCGACTGCCCTCTCTTTGTACTATAGATTATCTGCCTGCTCAGCCTTAATAATAATACGATATCCAACTTCAGTAATAAGTCTGTATCAGCCGATGAGATGTGCGGAGCCTCCTTCTCCTCAGCAAGCGACTTCCTTGCGGGTGAGCGAAGTAGGATGAGGATAGTTTCCCAGCTAGACTAATTCTGTAACTAACCTCCTTGTCATGTGTGTTCCCTCACGTTATTATTGACAAAGATTGAATTGTGGAAGCACGTACCATGGGTAATGATATCTCTCACTTATTTCTAAAATATAATAATGAAAGATAGTATTAAATTAGACATTTGTATCACAGATACAGGTAATGATTGTATATATTGAACGTTTTTTCAATACCGGTCTGTAATTCACATGTATGAGACGACGTGATGCGTTGAAAGGTATTGGTGCAGCGTCTGCTGTATCGATCACTGGCCTTGCAGGATGCACAGATCTATTTGGCTCATCAAAAACGTGGATGATACCGTGGAGTGAAGGCGGCGGTACTGATCAATATGCACGACAGCTTTATCCTCTTGCTGAAGAAGAACTTGACGAGAGCATTCAGATTGATAACCGACCTGGTGCTGGAAGTTTAAGTGGTATTCAATGGATGCACACGCAGGACGGCGACGGAAGTGTGTTCGGAACTGTTAATACACCTAGCTGGCAGTTTGGCTGGATCCAGGAGCGGGATGAGCGTGACTGGGACCCAGCAGACTTCGAACCAATCGCAGTGACTGGTACATTTGGATATGTTCTTGTTGTAGATTCGGATACCGGAATTGAGACATTTTCTGGCCTACAAGACGCCTATGAGGACGGAGAGCTTGAGAACTTTGCTTATCAAGGTGCAGGCCACGATACACACTTACTTTCTTACATTCTCCGAGATGACTACGATGTAGATTGGGAAAACAATGTTCCATACGACGGAGGAGGGGAAGTGCAAGAAAATGTTATCAGTGGTGAAGCTGATGCGGGTATTCTAACGAACACGAGTGCAGCTGATCCCGTTGCTGACGGTGATCTTAATGCAGTTGTTAATTTGACTGATTCTGACTTCGATGCATTCCCCGATCTTGAGAAGATCTCCAACCATGGGGACGACCTTTCTTATATTAGTGAGTTCCGTTTAACTCAAGTCGCTCCCCCAGATACCCCACGCGAAGAACGAGAACAGATTGCTGAGGCACTCGAATACGCTGCAACTCATGAAGAGACTGAGGAGTGGGAGGAAGATACGGGTAATAAAGTTGTCTTCGAAGACATTGATGAGGCAGCAAATGACCTTGACGGAGTTGTTGATACTCTCGAAGATAACGTCGACTTCGAAGAATTTGAACAACGCGTTGAAGAAGACGAATAGTCTGTTATCAAGTATAGATGAGCGACAGGACACGTACAGTGCGACAGTTCTTTTCGTCTATCCAGAGTTACACCGAAATCTTCCACAAGTATACGCTTATAGCCGGCGAGAAGGTATTCCGTGAACGTCCGACAGTGGAACATCTCCTCTTACTATTTTTCTTTACAGCTGGGATATATATGTACGTGGAGGCTGGTGACTTTTCTCCTGCTACCTCTACATTTCCTCAGTTGATGGCAGCTGGAACAGCTATTCTCGCTATGATTCTGCTATTCCGAAATTACCTCCCTCAGTCGCTACTTCAACGTATTGATGAGTCATCTCAGTTATTCGAAAAAAGGAGCGGCGATGTAGACGGACACACGTCTGATTCTGCAAGTGCCTACTCTTATGATATTGATGATCCACGCGGACCCGCAGTCGTATTTGTTCTTTGTGTAGCATATCTTGTACTCGCATATTTGATTGGATTACTGTATGCTACCCCTATTTTCGTCGGATTGTACACATTATGGGCGGACGTTGAACGCAAGCGGGCAATTGCATTAGTAGTCCTGAGTTTTGTCATCGCAGCTTGGTTCTACCTTGCCTTCTCACCAACCGTTGGGCAAGGATGGCACACTGGGTGGACCCCTCCCTTCCCGCTAGGTTCTATTAACTCAGGGGTGGTCATACAATGGCTGTAGAGAGCTTTTTATCGGCTGTTGAAATTCTCCTAACGCCTGAAACATTGCTCTTTGCCGTTGTTGGTGTGCTGATTGGCATTGTTGTGGGGGCATTACCCGGTCTCGGGCCACCGCTTGGAATGGCAATTATGCTTCCGCTGACAGTACCATTCTCAAGCGTCAATGCAATTATCCTCCTTATTGGGGTCTACAGCGGAGCAATGTACGGCGGGTCGATTGCTGCAATCCTAATTAACACTCCCGGGGTGTCATCCTCTGCAGCGACGATGTTTGATGGCTATCCGATGTCTAAACAAGGCGAAGCTGCAAAAGCTCTTGCTATTTCTGCAACTGCATCTGCGATCGCTGGTGCTTTAGCCGTTCTTGCACTCTTGCTTTTTTCCCCATACCTGATTGAGATTGTTCTTGCTGTTGGTACTCCTGAGCAGTTCTTGATTGCTCTTCTTGGATTGGCAATGATTGCGGTTGTTGTTCAGGGATCACTTATTAAGGGATTGTTAGCTGGCGTCTTTGGACTGCTTATAACAACCGTTGGAGCAGCGGATCCAATCAGCACAGAAATTCGGTATGCGAGTACTGATTTCTTCTATGAAGGGTTCGATTTTGTTGCGGTGTTGATTGGTGTTTTTGCAATTGCTGAGATGATGAAACTCGCTGGTCAGCACGGGGGTATTGCGAAGCAGTCAGTTGAGATTGGGGGGCGAATCACACAAGGAATTATTTCTGTTGTTAAGCGTCCGCTCACTGTCTTAAAATCGGGTACGATTGGAGTCATCGTCGGCGCAATCCCGGGTGCAGGGGCGACTATTTCAAACTTTGTTGCCTACTCTGAGGCAGTCAGAAGCTCAGATAATCCAGACGCTTTTGGATCTGGCGAAGAAGAAGGTGTTGTTGCCTCAGAAGCATCAAATAATAGTACTGTTGCTGGTTCACTTGTTCCAGCAATCTCATTCGGAATCCCAGGGAGTTCATCAACTGCAGTTCTTATTGGCGGATTGCTTATGCACGGGCTTACTCCCGGAAGGGGTATGTTTGATCCTGCAGGCCAACTTGAACTGACATATGCGATCCTGTTGGCACTTCTCGTGGGCAATCTTGTAATTCTGGCCGTAGGCCTGCTTGTAGTTACTCGTCTCGGCATACTCACTCGGATTAATACAGACTACATTATCCCGATTGTAATTGTGCTTTCTTTCTTGGGTACGTATGCACTCAATCTCAATCCCGAGGACGTTACAACAGTTGTGATTTTTGGCTTAATCGGGTTCTATATGGTCCGGTATAATTACTCAGTTATTGCGTTCGTCCTTGGTGTCGTGTTGGGTGATATTGCAGAAGAAAATCTCTATACTTCACTTCAACTATCTGATGGCTCCTATATGATATTCGTCAATCCGTTTGAATATGGATGGCTTTCGCCTATACTCGTTGGAGTAATCGTATTTATCCTATTCGCACCGCTGGTGAAACGAGCTGTGAACTCGCTTCGATCATAATAAACAGCCTGTTCCACAGTATCTTAGAGTAATATAACCGTTGGTAAAACAGACCTTGTGTTCTGAGAAAGGACTCATATTCTTTGATCCCTTGAACTATCTATGGATCGAAAACAAGTCAAGGCCCAGTGGGATCAAGTCTCACAGACATATGCCAATTCTCGAGATCCCGATGGTCCAGACGTCGAACTTATCACCCAATTACTCGATCGTTTTCCTGAGCCTCCAAAAGTACTTGATGTAGGATGTGGAGATGGGGCTCGCACACTAAAACGGCTACCGGAAAGTAGTGTAGGGCTTGATATCGCAAAGTCAGGACTGACGCTTGCTGCAGAGAATCTTTCAGATCCGGAACTAATCCAAGGTGATATTGTCCAGCTACCATTTGCGGATGATAGCTTTGATGCGATAACAGCATATCATGTTGTATTTCATACTGATCGCGAACAACATCTTGAGGTATATCGGGAATTTACCCGTGTTCTTCGTCCTGGAGGGGCATTATTAATGACGCTTCCTTCCCAGCGGTTTGATGTAACTCGACAAGGATGGATGGGTGGTACGATGTACTTCTCGTCTCCAGGGAGATCAGAAACACTCTCTCGTCTTGAGTCGGCTGGATTTAGCACGCTTGATACCGTTATGAGTGATGACCCGTTGGGAAGCTCCGCTGAGTTCGTGTTTGCAACAGTTTGAACACGATATTGAAGTTATTTTTTGATTCTGTATGCATACATTTTTCAATTCTGTACCAACATTCTTTAGCCGGCTGGCAATGTATTTTCATACATCTCCACAATCTGATCGCGCTCAAAAGAATATCATGCACATACAATGACTGTTGAGGATTTTTATTCAGACTCATCGGGCACGCCTTCAATGATTACTGTTAGCGTGGTAGGATACACAGTCAAGACCACGCTTGGTATTCTGAAAATGCGCGACATCAGTTCTTGTCTGGCGATTGTTCTCTATGCAAGTGCTGCGATCAACACCATGATGGCAAAGCTTGCTCAGCGCGGAAGTTCTC
This portion of the Salinarchaeum sp. IM2453 genome encodes:
- a CDS encoding sulfurtransferase, yielding MSDDILVTADWVESHLEQFQSDDPEYRLLEVNNPTVTDESEYTSYEEGHIPGAIFFDWEDDLSDQTQRDIVSKDGFAALNGNAGITEDSTVVLYGGGRIPNWFAVFAYWIYKYYGHDDVRVLDGGKPYWINNDYPTTTDVSNFSEQEYNPRGPFEKIRAYKDDVEHAVEEGLPLVDVRSPEEFRGEIIAPEGLNETAQRGGRIPGASNVPVGTVLNDDGTFKSKDELKDLFAKAGVSGEESTIAYCRVGERSSIEWFALHELLGYDDVRNYDGSWTEWGNLVGAPIETGEK
- a CDS encoding M48 family metallopeptidase, producing MRNAQLKMRMILVGTILFALYFGAALVLASMFPGIGLVPILLLALVVLPVAQYKIGKWLTLRGAEPLPEDRQYQHIHQMTESLSEDMGLEKPKLMIKDMGVPNAFATGRKGAGVVCVSPQLVQLLDRDELEGVIAHELAHLNNRDTVMMVLGQSVGLIVSYAVFFLLRDDNNFFVAYAASIAAQMLTLIFVMAISRYREYVADADAKRYTGNGEPLARALEKISRGAEQGEAKMNDSASALCILSVDRSALKRIFATHPPTEKRLQRLRE
- a CDS encoding ABC transporter ATP-binding protein, with amino-acid sequence MKLQIQNLEFSYASDSVLDNVTLELAAGEVLGVIGPNGAGKSTLLRCINQLLKPDDGSVFVDGDRIANLSREEIAQEIGYIPQEEQSTFPTTVFDTILQGRKPHVSWRPTEADERIVADVLETLGLEDFAMRSIDELSGGQRQKVIIGRALVQEASLLLFDEPTNSLDIRHQLEVLDVIQQQVNEGTAAVMAIHDLNLAARYSDKIAMLHEGEIVAAGPPSILTPEKINEVYSVKATVTTIENRTIVIPETPEK
- a CDS encoding iron ABC transporter permease yields the protein MSRQSTETASAYQQLIRRKLFFSIICIMALAALFVIAVAIGPVRLSVSEVLNALLGEGSETTVTIVWNIRIPQALAAITAGAGLAIAGAAMQNVLRNPLGSPFTLGISQAAAFGAAFAIVFLGVGSTGTDSIIIDNAPVVTVSAFVWSLASTGAILALVRYSRASPETLILTGVALGSLFSAALSLIQYFAEDADVAAIVYWTFGDVGRATWSDLWLMIAVTLLGTAYFVYNGWNYTVLNAGDETARGLGVNVEQLRITGMIVASLMTAFIISFVGIIGFVGLVVPHIVRKIIGADERFLLPASALVGGVLLLASDLVARLIIAPVVLPVGILTAFLGAPLFLYLVIVGRDYW
- a CDS encoding tripartite tricarboxylate transporter substrate binding protein — protein: MRRRDALKGIGAASAVSITGLAGCTDLFGSSKTWMIPWSEGGGTDQYARQLYPLAEEELDESIQIDNRPGAGSLSGIQWMHTQDGDGSVFGTVNTPSWQFGWIQERDERDWDPADFEPIAVTGTFGYVLVVDSDTGIETFSGLQDAYEDGELENFAYQGAGHDTHLLSYILRDDYDVDWENNVPYDGGGEVQENVISGEADAGILTNTSAADPVADGDLNAVVNLTDSDFDAFPDLEKISNHGDDLSYISEFRLTQVAPPDTPREEREQIAEALEYAATHEETEEWEEDTGNKVVFEDIDEAANDLDGVVDTLEDNVDFEEFEQRVEEDE
- a CDS encoding tripartite tricarboxylate transporter TctB family protein, with translation MSDRTRTVRQFFSSIQSYTEIFHKYTLIAGEKVFRERPTVEHLLLLFFFTAGIYMYVEAGDFSPATSTFPQLMAAGTAILAMILLFRNYLPQSLLQRIDESSQLFEKRSGDVDGHTSDSASAYSYDIDDPRGPAVVFVLCVAYLVLAYLIGLLYATPIFVGLYTLWADVERKRAIALVVLSFVIAAWFYLAFSPTVGQGWHTGWTPPFPLGSINSGVVIQWL
- a CDS encoding tripartite tricarboxylate transporter permease, encoding MAVESFLSAVEILLTPETLLFAVVGVLIGIVVGALPGLGPPLGMAIMLPLTVPFSSVNAIILLIGVYSGAMYGGSIAAILINTPGVSSSAATMFDGYPMSKQGEAAKALAISATASAIAGALAVLALLLFSPYLIEIVLAVGTPEQFLIALLGLAMIAVVVQGSLIKGLLAGVFGLLITTVGAADPISTEIRYASTDFFYEGFDFVAVLIGVFAIAEMMKLAGQHGGIAKQSVEIGGRITQGIISVVKRPLTVLKSGTIGVIVGAIPGAGATISNFVAYSEAVRSSDNPDAFGSGEEEGVVASEASNNSTVAGSLVPAISFGIPGSSSTAVLIGGLLMHGLTPGRGMFDPAGQLELTYAILLALLVGNLVILAVGLLVVTRLGILTRINTDYIIPIVIVLSFLGTYALNLNPEDVTTVVIFGLIGFYMVRYNYSVIAFVLGVVLGDIAEENLYTSLQLSDGSYMIFVNPFEYGWLSPILVGVIVFILFAPLVKRAVNSLRS
- a CDS encoding class I SAM-dependent methyltransferase; its protein translation is MDRKQVKAQWDQVSQTYANSRDPDGPDVELITQLLDRFPEPPKVLDVGCGDGARTLKRLPESSVGLDIAKSGLTLAAENLSDPELIQGDIVQLPFADDSFDAITAYHVVFHTDREQHLEVYREFTRVLRPGGALLMTLPSQRFDVTRQGWMGGTMYFSSPGRSETLSRLESAGFSTLDTVMSDDPLGSSAEFVFATV